Proteins found in one Labeo rohita strain BAU-BD-2019 chromosome 11, IGBB_LRoh.1.0, whole genome shotgun sequence genomic segment:
- the elovl1b gene encoding elongation of very long chain fatty acids protein 1b: protein MLETVKDRVLEVYDSLLAGRDPRLKDYLLMDSPVNMSAILLAYLFFVLYAGPRFMANRKPFQLKEAMIIYNLSLVGLSAYIVYEFLMSGWLTGYTWRCDPCDYSNSPQGLRMARVAWLFLFSKFIELMDTVFFVLRKKHSQITFLHIFHHSFMPWTWWWGVSYAPGGMGSFHAMVNSCVHVIMYFYYGLSAAGPRFQKFLWWKKYMTAIQLTQFVLVSLHATQWYFMKSCDYQVPLFIHLIWMYGTFFFVLFSNFWYQAYVKGKRLPKNTQQLAKNGKANGSTTVANGSSVVSNGHGVHENCLSNGKKHHENGSTLNGKMKKA, encoded by the exons ATGCTGGAGACGGTGAAAGACAGAGTACTGGAGGTCTATGACAGCCTCTTAGCAGGAAGAG ACCCTCGGTTGAAGGATTACCTCCTAATGGACAGTCCAGTCAATATGTCTGCTATTCTACTTGCTTATCTTTTCTTCGTACTGTACGCCGGCCCTAGGTTTATGGCCAACCGCAAACCCTTCCAGTTGAAAGAAGCTATGATCATCTACAACCTGTCCTTGGTTGGCTTGTCCGCATATATCGTATATGAG TTCTTGATGTCGGGGTGGCTGACGGGATACACGTGGAGATGTGACCCGTGTGATTATTCAAACAGCCCTCAAGGACTCAGA atgGCAAGAGTTGCCTGGTTATTCCTGTTTTCAAAGTTCATCGAGCTTATGGATACG GTGTTTTTTGTGCTGCGTAAGAAACACAGTCAGATCACCTTCCTGCACATCTTCCACCATTCCTTCATGCCCTGGACGTGGTGGTGGGGTGTGAGCTACGCACCAG GTGGAATGGGCTCCTTCCATGCCATGGTCAACTCCTGTGTCCATGTGATCATGTACTTCTACTATGGTCTTTCTGCCGCTGGACCTCGCTTCCAGAAGTTCCTCTGGTGGAAGAAATACATGACTGCCATTCAGCTG ACTCAGTTTGTGTTAGTGTCTCTTCATGCAACCCAGTGGTACTTCATGAAGAGCTGCGACTACCAAGTGCCTCTGTTCATCCACCTCATTTGGATGTACGGGACCTTCTTCTTCGTGCTCTTCTCTAACTTCTGGTACCAGGCGTACGTGAAGGGCAAGAGGCTACCGAAGAACACCCAACAGCTCGCCAAGAACGGCAAAGCCAACGGATCCACCACAGTCGCCAACGGCTCGTCGGTGGTTTCGAACGGCCACGGCGTGCACGAAAACTGCCTGAGCAACGGGAAGAAACACCACGAGAATGGAAGCACTCTCAACGGCAAGATGAAGAAAGCCTGA